CAATTTGTAAAAATGCTGGATTTAATAAAAAAAGAATTGGTAACCCGAAATATTTCCTTTGAATATTTAACCGGACAAACAAAAAACCGTTCTGAAAGGGTAGAATCATTTCAGAATGACGAAGGCGTTCGTGTGTTTCTGATCAGTTTAAAAGCGGGTGGTGTTGGATTGAATTTGACCGAAGCGGATTATGTTTATCTGGTTGATCCATGGTGGAATCCGGCTGTTGAGAATCAGGCGATTGACAGAAGTTACCGGATTGGACAAAAGAAAAATGTGGTTGCCGTTCGGTTAATTTGCCCGGACACGATTGAAGAAAAAATCATGAAAATGCAGGATTCGAAAAGGGATTTAGCCAATGATCTGGTGAAAACCGATGTTTCGATTTTGAAATCGTTGTCGAAAAGTGATTTATTGGAATTGTTGTAGATGTTAGGTAGCATAGTTGAGTAAAATATTACGGTGCTCCGCACCTTTGGAAAGAAGGAGATTGGAATTTCGTTCTACAAATATTTAGGTGCTCCGCACCGTTCCGATTTCGAAAATATGATCAAGGGAAAAAAATATTTGTAGCAAAACAAATTCACAAGCCAGATCAAAGGGTGCAGAGAATCGAAATATTTGTAGCAAAAAAATATCCGCAATCCAGATCAAAGGTGCAGAGTACCGAAATATTTGTAGCAGAACAAAGTCACGAGCCGGATCAAAGGTGCAGCGCACCGAAATATTTGTAGCAAATCAGAATCCACAAACCAGGTCAAAGGTGCAGCGCACCAAAAATATTTGTAGCAAATCAAAATCCAATAATTCAGGTCAAAGATGCAGCGCACCGAAATATTTGTAGCAAATCAAATCCACAAGCCAGGTCAAAGGTGCAGCGCACCGAAATATTTGTAGCAAATCAGAATCCACAAACCAGGTCAAAGGTGCAGCGCACCGAAATATTTGTAGCAAATCAGAATCTAATAATCTGGATTTAAGGTGCAGCGAACCAAAATAAAAACCCAATTAAACGGATCATAAAATCCATCTTAATTGGGTTTCTCTTTTTCAATTAAATATCAATTAATCATATTCCACAAATGAATCATCAACATAACACCACATCCATTTTTCTCCCGGCTCCGATGAAATAACGACCGGATGGCCGGTTTCATGGAAATGTTTTGTCATATGCTTTGAAGGAGAATCATCACAGCATAAGGTGACACCACAGGTTTGACAGGTACGCAAATGCACCCACCTGCCGCCATGTTTTACACACTCTTCGCATTCCCGTTTTTTAGCCGTTTTAATTTCAGTGATTGCACTGATGTGGCTGCAAATTCCGTCTGCCATTTATATCTCGCTTAAATATTGATGAACCATATTAATTGACATAGAACCTTCTCCAACCGCAGAAGTCACCCTGTTCATTGCGCCCGCACGAACATCGCCGGCCGCGAAAATTCCAGGAGAACTCGTTTCCAGCAAGTAAGGATCCCTGTCCACTTTCCATACCCGTTTGAAATCTTTGTAATTATTCATTTCGCGACCGGTTTCGATAAAACCCTTGCTGTTTTTGATAATTTCCAAACCAACCCAATCCGTATACGGTTTCGCTCCGATGAATATAAATAATGCATCAGCTGATACCGAACGTTGTGCATTTGTATTCAAATCAACCAGTTTCAAACCCTGCAAATGGTTTTCTCCGCAAGCTTCAAGAATCTCGGTACAACCCAGAATTGTTATATTTTCTGTCGTCGAGATCTGATCAATTAAATACTGCGACATCGAAGAGCTCAGATCCGTTTTACGAACTATGATATAAACATGTGTCGCAAATTTGGAAAGATACATAGCTGCTTGTCCGGCAGAATTCCCTCCTCCTAAGATATATACCTCTTTATTTCCACAAGAGGTTGCTTCGGTATTAGCTGCTCCGTAGTAAATTCCTTTACCCGTAAAATCCTCAATTCCCTGCGTTTCCAGTTTACGGTAATCGACGCCGGTCGTTATCACGACCGCTTTTGCAGTGATTTCCGTATCGTCTTCGAGTACGATTGTTTTGTATTTATCCTTTACTTTAA
The nucleotide sequence above comes from Dyadobacter subterraneus. Encoded proteins:
- a CDS encoding UBP-type zinc finger domain-containing protein, which translates into the protein MADGICSHISAITEIKTAKKRECEECVKHGGRWVHLRTCQTCGVTLCCDDSPSKHMTKHFHETGHPVVISSEPGEKWMWCYVDDSFVEYD